A window of Pectobacterium carotovorum genomic DNA:
TCGATCATGATCTTGTCGATGTTCGCCTGATCTTTCGCGTCTTTACCCAGTACAGCCTGAGCAATCGGGCCATTAACAGCAGCAACAGCTTTCGTTACGCCTTTGCCCAGAAAACGGGATTTGTCACCGTCACGCAGTTCCAGTGCTTCGCGAGAGCCAGTAGAAGCTCCTGATGGCGCAGCAGCCAGACCTACAAAACCACCTTCCAGATGAACTTCCGCTTCAACAGTTGGGTTTCCGCGTGAGTCGATGATTTCACGGCCGATGACTTTAACAATTTTGGACATTAGATTTTCCTCAGTACAAGTTAAACTAAAACTTTAGATAGAACTAAAACCCTAGACGAGCAACGCGCGATAGATCGCGCGTTGCTGATATAACTCTTACTTCACCTGACGCTTCTGGTACGCGCCAGCGGCTTTCACAAAGCCGGCAAACAGGGGATGTCCATCTCGCGGCGTTGACGTGAATTCCGGGTGGAATTGGCAGGCAACGAACCAGGGATGATCGGGTAATTCAACAATCTCCACCAGTTTGCGGTCGGCGGAAAGACCAGCAACCCGTAATCCCGCCGCTTCAATCTGTTTCAACAGCATGTTGTTAACTTCATAACGATGACGATGACGTTCGATAATCGTCTGCTCACCGTACATCTGACGCACTAGACTGCCTTCGGTCAGATGGCATTGCTGCCCACCAACGCGCATGGTGCCGCCCAGATCGCTTGCTTCATCACGGACTTCAACATTGCCGTTCTCATCACGCCATTCTGTGATCAACGCAACCACCGGATACTTACAGTCTGGCATAAACTCCGTTGAGTTTGCGCCTTCCATTCCGGCAACGTTACGGGCAAATTCCATTAATGCGACCTGCATCCCCAGGCAAATGCCCAGATAAGGGATATTGTTCTCACGGGCGTAACGCGCCGACATGATTTTCCCTTCGACGCCACGATAGCCAAAACCGCCAGGAATCAGAATAGCGTCTAAATCTTTCAATACTTCGACACCACGGGTTTCAACATCCTGTGAGTCGATCAGTTTGATATTCACCGTCAGACGGTTCTTCAACCCGCCGTGTTTCAGGGCTTCAATAACGGATTTGTAGGCATCCGGCAGAGCAACATATTTGCCGACCATACCGATAGTGACTTCACCGCCCGGATTCGCTTCTTCATACACAACCTGTTCCCATTCTGACAGGTTGGCTTCGGGACAGTTCAAGCTGAATCGTTTACAAATATAATCGTCCAGCCCCTGTGATTTCAATAGCGACGGGATTTTATAAATCGAATCAATGTCTTTAAGGGATATTACTGCTTTTTCTGGCACATTACAGAATAAAGCAATTTTTGCACGCTCGTTGGCAGGCACGGTGCGGTCGGAACGGCAAATCAGCACATCAGGCTGAATACCGATGGAAAGCAGTTCTTTAACGGAGTGCTGCGTCGGCTTGGTTTTCACTTCGCCCGCTGCCGCCAGATACGGCACCAGCGTCAGGTGCATAAACAGCGTGTGTTCGCGGCCCACTTGCACCGCCATCTGCCGAATCGCTTCAAGGAACGGTAAAGACTCGATATCGCCGACGGTACCGCCGATTTCGACCAGAACGACATCGTGGCCTTCGCCACCTTCAATGATGCGCTCTTTAATCGCGTTGGTGATATGCGGGATCACCTGAATGGTCGCGCCCAGATAGTCGCCACGGCGCTCTTTGCGCAGGACATCAGAGTAGACACGGCCAGTGGTGAAGTTGTTGCGGCGCGACATTTTGGTGCGGATGAACCGCTCGTAGTGACCCAAGTCCAGATCGGTTTCGGCGCCGTCTTCGGTGACAAACACTTCACCGTGCTGCGTCGGGCTCATCGTGCCCGGATC
This region includes:
- the pyrG gene encoding CTP synthase (glutamine hydrolyzing) codes for the protein MTTNYIFVTGGVVSSLGKGIAAASLAAILEARGLNVTIMKLDPYINVDPGTMSPTQHGEVFVTEDGAETDLDLGHYERFIRTKMSRRNNFTTGRVYSDVLRKERRGDYLGATIQVIPHITNAIKERIIEGGEGHDVVLVEIGGTVGDIESLPFLEAIRQMAVQVGREHTLFMHLTLVPYLAAAGEVKTKPTQHSVKELLSIGIQPDVLICRSDRTVPANERAKIALFCNVPEKAVISLKDIDSIYKIPSLLKSQGLDDYICKRFSLNCPEANLSEWEQVVYEEANPGGEVTIGMVGKYVALPDAYKSVIEALKHGGLKNRLTVNIKLIDSQDVETRGVEVLKDLDAILIPGGFGYRGVEGKIMSARYARENNIPYLGICLGMQVALMEFARNVAGMEGANSTEFMPDCKYPVVALITEWRDENGNVEVRDEASDLGGTMRVGGQQCHLTEGSLVRQMYGEQTIIERHRHRYEVNNMLLKQIEAAGLRVAGLSADRKLVEIVELPDHPWFVACQFHPEFTSTPRDGHPLFAGFVKAAGAYQKRQVK